A single window of Amphiura filiformis chromosome 17, Afil_fr2py, whole genome shotgun sequence DNA harbors:
- the LOC140137274 gene encoding uncharacterized protein, which translates to MGVYTRIELLQYQDNKTCNDRLPQDVWNTIWSLGIERDEFRPTRRGVKSGLKVKQKRTHYDKHTFSTQSSTASKNNTNLNVCQWNARSIRNKTTTCSDLVMDHKLDIMFLTETWLSADLDQVAIGELTLPGYNFINMPRKTDRHGGIGILHRSALKLQIHPSDFLAETFEHVIIIDKESKIKYVIVYRPPPSSENKFTTSKFLSEFDDFLMFVNTLSGKIIFLGDFNVHVNKPERADVAHYLSSLEGIGFHQHVVGPTHISGNTLDHVMSRTDENLVLQCTVGTRLSDHNVIHCKLNVEKPSDQKEIISARKVKDIDSVSFESDFHSALISSNNTPDDANAAVEMFEKAVTLTLDKHAPATERTCNRRVRQPWYGKEIHEARRVRRKLEKKWRRTGRLEVHHQLYLDQHKLVNTMIESAKKAYFRDKLKNADSKSAFRTINGLLNNNNKTLPTHDSLQCLCDDFAFYFKDKVDKIQKGLEVERSSVNSNSIIDSCNQSNVVYELSEFPLLSENDMSKLIQGFSAKNCLLDCIPTWFIKSNLTAFVPIITKIANMSLSTGVFPAALKHAIISPIIKKPSLDPNNLKNYRPVSNIKFLSKVIEKHAVNTISNHMRECNLGEPLQSAYRTAHSTETALLKVKMTS; encoded by the coding sequence ATGGGTGTATATACCAGAATTGAGCTACTTCAGTATCAGGATAATAAAACTTGTAATGACAGACTTCCTCAAGATGTTTGGAACACAATTTGGTCATTGGGTATAGAGAGAGATGAATTTAGACCCACACGCCGTGGTGTAAAATCTGGTCTTAAAGTGAAACAGAAAAGAACTCACTATGATAAACATACATTCTCAACCCAATCCAGTACTGCTTCCAAGAACAATACTAACCTAAATGTATGTCAGTGGAACGCACGTAGTATAAGGAACAAAACAACAACATGTTCGGACTTGGTAATGGATCACAAATTAGACATTATGTTTCTTACCGAAACTTGGTTGTCTGCTGATTTAGATCAAGTAGCCATTGGTGAACTGACACTACCCGGGTACAATTTCATCAATATGCCCCGTAAAACTGACCGACATGGTGGAATTGGCATTCTTCATAGATCAGCACTAAAGTTGCAGATTCACCCTTCTGATTTCCTTGCAGAGACATTTGAACATGTTATCATAATTGACAAAGAAAGTAAGATCAAGTATGTCATTGTTTACAGGCCTCCCCCATCGTCTGAAAACAAATTCACAACATCAAAGTTCCTCTCCGAGTTTGACGATTTCTTAATGTTTGTGAATACGTTGAGCGGAAAGATCATTTTCTTAGGTGACTTTAATGTTCACGTAAACAAGCCAGAGAGAGCTGATGTTGCCCACTATTTATCATCTTTAGAAGGAATTGGTTTTCACCAACATGTTGTGGGGCCTACACATATAAGTGGTAACACATTAGATCATGTCATGTCCCGTACCGATGAAAATCTGGTTCTTCAATGTACTGTTGGAACAAGGTTATCAGATCATAACGTCATCCACTGCAAGCTCAATGTTGAGAAACCTAGCGATCAAAAGGAAATTATTTCCGCCCGTAAAGTGAAAGACATAGATTCAGTGTCTTTTGAAAGTGACTTTCACTCAGCGCTCATCTCTTCGAATAACACCCCTGATGATGCTAACGCTGCTGTTGAAATGTTTGAGAAAGCAGTAACCCTAACCCTGGACAAGCATGCCCCTGCTACGGAAAGAACTTGTAACCGCAGGGTTCGTCAGCCATGGTATGGCAAAGAAATTCATGAAGCTAGAAGAGTTCGACGCAAATTGGAAAAGAAATGGCGAAGAACTGGACGATTAGAGGTGCACCATCAACTCTATCTTGACCAACATAAGCTTGTTAATACCATGATTGAAAGTGCAAAGAAGGCTTATTTTAGGGACAAATTAAAGAACGCTGATAGCAAATCTGCTTTCAGAACCATAAATGGTCTTCTCAATAATAACAACAAGACCTTACCTACTCATGACTCATTGCAATGTTTATGTGATGATTTTGCTTTTTACTTTAAGGACAAAGTTGATAAGATCCAGAAAGGACTCGAAGTAGAAAGAAGCAGTGTAAATAGTAACAGTATAATTGATTCATGTAACCAAAGTAATGTTGTGTATGAACTATCTGAGTTTCCATTGTTAAGTGAGAATGATATGTCCAAACTCATTCAAGGGTTTTCAGCAAAAAACTGCTTGCTTGATTGCATTCCCACATGGTTTATAAAGAGTAATCTTACCGCATTTGTACCAATTATAACCAAAATTGCTAACATGTCTCTGTCAACAGGTGTTTTTCCAGCAGCACTGAAACATGCCATCATCAGTCCAATCATCAAAAAACCCTCCCTGGATCCTAACAACCTCAAAAATTACCGTCCTGTGTCGAACATCAAATTCTTATCCAAAGTCATCGAGAAGCACGCTGTAAATACCATCAGCAACCACATGCGTGAGTGTAATCTAGGTGAACCTTTACAGTCTGCCTACCGCACCGCACACAGCACCGAAACGGCACTTTTGAAGGTTAAAATGACATCATGA
- the LOC140137275 gene encoding uncharacterized protein — protein sequence MPAVKLHIGNTVIEPTETVRNLGVVFDSQMSMSPQVTSLSRSVTYHLRNISRIRHYLDFDTCNNVVRSLILSRLDYGNILLLGSNVTEIARLQRLENWAAKIIFLAAKKDHATPLLRELHWLPVRERIYYKAMLYVYKCLAGLGPDYLASSLTLYIPGRQGLRSATDATRLHVPKLHYRSFKSAADKAFAFIAPKLWNQLPVSVRSSNSLPVFKKGLKTFLFSET from the coding sequence ATGCCTGCTGTCAAACTTCACATCGGTAATACTGTGATTGAGCCAACTGAGACTGTGCGTAACCTTGGTGTCGTTTTTGATAGCCAAATGTCCATGTCTCCCCAAGTTACTTCTCTATCACGCAGCGTTACCTACCATCTCCGTAACATCTCTCGCATTCGTCATTATCTAGACTTTGATACGTGTAACAATGTGGTTCGCTCTCTCATTCTGTCCAGATTGGATTATGGTAACATCTTACTTTTGGGTTCGAATGTCACTGAAATTGCTCGTCTTCAAAGACTAGAGAATTGGGCAGCCAAGATAATTTTTCTTGCAGCCAAGAAAGACCATGCTACCCCATTGCTCCGCGAATTGCACTGGCTGCCCGTGAGGGAGAGAATCTACTACAAAGCCATGTTGTATGTTTACAAGTGCCTTGCTGGCTTGGGGCCAGATTATTTGGCATCCTCCTTGACATTATACATCCCTGGAAGACAAGGACTTCGATCTGCCACTGATGCCACTCGCCTGCATGTGCCCAAACTCCACTACCGTTCATTTAAGTCAGCCGCTGATAAGGCTTTTGCTTTCATAGCTCCCAAGTTGTGGAACCAGTTACCAGTTTCAGTCCGCTCCTCCAACTCTTTGCCAGTgttcaaaaaagggctgaaaacatttctgttttcagAAACATAA